The window AGGGTTCCAGTTGGTCCAGGTATGGTTGATCCAGTTTCTTTTCAATGTATAACTTCATTTTCATCGCAATTCCTCCCAGTTATTCTCCGGAGAGCCGCAGCTCCTTCTGCCGGTGTGAGGCAACAGCCTCACGAAAAAACCATATTCAACAAGAAATTCGCTGCCGGCTGCAAAATACCTGCCCGTCTTGCAAAGGTAGCTACTTTTTTATGCAACCGCTCACGATTTGCTCAAAACATGAGCCACAAGAGGTAACTAAAAGGGTTTGTTGTCTATTCTAAACAGACAGCAAACCCCTGAAGCTGCATCGTTTCTTCACGAACCAGACTCTTGACGGCGATTCGGATTACTGCCGTTTCGTCGCGGACACGTTTTTTACGAAGCCGGCAGCGCATCCGGCTGTAATTCCACCGCTTCAATCTTACCGTCTCTTAAACGGATTACTCTCTGCGCGTACTGCGTCAAGCCTGTATCGTGCGTGATAATCACAAAGGTCTGTTTTTCGATTTCCCGGAATTTTTGGAACAAGCTAATCACAATATCCCTGGTTCGGCTGTCGAGATTGCCGGTTGGTTCATCAGCAAGCACAACTGCCGGTCTATTGATCAGAGATCTGGCGATGGCTACTCGTTGCTGCTCGCCGCCGGAGAGCTGATCCGGTCGATGATGCGCTCTTGGCGTTAAGCCAACTTCATTCAACAGGAAGGCAGCTCGTTCTCTTGCCTCTTTTTTACTGCCGCCCATGATTTTCAGCGGCAGCTCCACGTTTTCCAAAGCCGAAAGATGCGGAATTAGATTGAAAAACTGAAAGACATAGCCGATACTTTTTCTGCGCATCAAGGCCAAACGATCTTCGGACAGCGACACGATGGATTGTCCATTGATGCGGATATCTCCGCTGATTGGCCGATCGAGTCCTCCGATTAAGCTTAATAACGTACTCTTGCCACTGCCGGAAGGACCGACAATCATGGCAATTTCACCGGACATCACCTGCAGATTGACATTGTTGACGGCATAAACTGCTTCTCCTAAATAAAACGCTTTGTTGAGATTGATCGTTTCCAGAATAATCTGCGGACTGTTTTGACTCTCTTCCTTCATTGTTTTCCTCCTGACAAATCGGTATTTTCGTTTTGCCCGCTCTGAAAAGCGAGACGCCTGCGGTCGTAGGTTGCCAGAATTTCTGTGGGATAAGCATACCTGGCAGCCTCGGGATCATCCGGCCGGAAAACCAGCACCCCGGTGAAAGGATCGTATTCTGTGAAGATGCCGTCGCAAGGCGCGATCCATTCCCGGTAGCGGAAGCCAAACCAGCTGGCCTGGATGATCACGCCTTCCCCTTGCCGAACATGCTCCCCCGGATGGCGCAGAAAGGCCCCATCCAATTTCTGATCAACCACATCGGCCTGCAGCAGTCGGACATTTTCCTGCCGTTCCCGGTAAAGCAACTCCGCCTTGGGACGCAGAAGATGATTGATTTTTGTGCTGACCAGCGGAATCTGCCTGGCAAATACCAATTGATTGACGCTGGCGGCCTTGCTCAATAAAATGGGATAAAGCACTGCCAATAGAAAAATCAGCAGGGTGATGGCGGCATTCTGTCCCATCAAAGCAAAGAGCTGGCTATGCGACAATTCTGCCGACCATTGGAATTGCGGCAAGAGCAGCCGGAGGATGCCGTAACCCAAAGAAATTCCCGCCAGAAAAACCAAGCCATATTCAACGGCATAAAGGCTGACGATCTGGGAAAAACGCAGCCCGATTGATTTGAGAATGGCTAGTTCCTTACGGCGTTCCAAAAAAGTCATCAGCGCAATGGTCATGATCCCCAGCCCAAGAAACAGATAAATCAGACGGAGCACCCAGCCGGCCGGCGCCTGAATATCGGCGATCACTGTTGTCGCTCTCTCGCTTGGCATGGAGGGGTAAATGAGTTCCGAGCCTGGATAAACCCGCTGCATATTTCGCTCCAGACCGCTGGTATGCAGCTGGATCTCCGAACAGGCTAAAATTTGACCATTCGCTTGCGAATTGCCGGTTAAGCGCCAGAGATCGTCTTCCAGAATCAGAGGTTTCTGCAGATCATAGGCGTCATTGACAATACCGACTAAGCGAAATTCAGCGCTCCGAAAGGGGACCTGATCGGTAAAATAAGCCAATTGTATGGTATCACCGATTCTGTAACCGCACTGTGCTGCTAAGGCCGCCGGCAGCACGATCTGAGCGGACTGCAAATGATTGTCCTCAACCCCATTCGTGTTATCCCAATGGAAGAAGTAAGATTCTTTATTGATTCCCCAGACTTCCCAGGCAGCAAATGGGCTGTAACAAAGATGCATACTCACGTTCTCCGCTTGGCTGAACGGTCTGGGTACACTGAGGATGTTGGTAATATTGGCTTTCCCTTTGCCATAATCATATGGATTGAGCGGAGCAGGCAGTTCTTCCAGCGGTTTTGGCAGCATCCCTTGCGGTAGACGGACCAGCAAATCATACGGCAATTGCAGTTTCACCGCCTGTGAACTGCCCGTATTTCGTTCACTGATTAACATACTCTGGTAGAGAACGCTCAAATTGGCAGTCAGCATCACCAAAACGCCAATTGTTAATAAGCGAAAACGCCAGCGTACGATATTCTTGCCAGCCAATGGCCAGACTGCCAGCATTGATTTAAGTTTATTCATCGCGCAATACCCCCATGACCGACATGGAAGCGGATTTCAGTGCCGGGAACAAACCGAAAAATAGAGCAATCAGGGTAGTAGAACCAATGACCAAACCGTAGTTCTGCAAAACGCTGCTAAGAATTGATAAAAACGGATTCTGATTGGTGATTTGATTCAATATCGATTGGATCTCGACCAGGAGGAACCCCAGGCTTCCTCCTAAAATGGTGACCATCACAGCCTCTGTTAAAACCATCACTACAATATTTTTCCGCATAGAACCAATTGCTTTCAGAATCGCCATCTCTCGTTTGCGCTCGGTCACCATAATCAGAATATTGGCTGCCACCAAAAGCGCCGCATTCAACAGAATGAGCAGCAAAATCGGCAGACGCAGATCCGCGGAGATCACAGCTTGCTGTTCTCGCATGGCCTGGTTGCGCAGCTCTGTGCTCACACTAGCGGGCAGGACCTGAAAAGCCGCTGCCGGTTCCAGAGAAAAATTGCGCAGCAATCGCTCTTCCGCTTTGGGCGCGCTGATAAACTGAAAATGCGGCATCTGATTGCTGAGATCATAGACCGTATCTTCCAAGTAAGTTAAGCTGTTGATCTGGATACTGATTTGTTCGGGATAATAAGGCAGCGATTGACTGGCCTGATTCCAGAGCTTCCACCAGTAACCTTGGGGCAAATAAAGTTCGCTGCTGTAGGCATAAATCTGTGCGCCATCCGGCAAACCGGTGGCAGAATTCAGATAGGTTACATAGCGTGTGGGGATCGCGACAATACCAATCACTTGCAGGTCAATCGTTTGCCGCAGAAACCAGCGGGTCAGCAAGCGATCCTCGCTTCGTATGACGGCGGGAAGCTCCAGGCGGAGCCAATCGCCGACTTTGATCGGATTTTCGATACCGGGGATCGACTGCGGTACCACGATACAATTGGAGTCCATTTCTGCTTCGGTAAACCAATGCCCGTCAATGATATATTCTTCCAGGGAATGATCCGCCGATTCTGCGCCGCTTGCTGATTTTCCCTGCAGAAAAACCGCTGTTTTTTCGACCTCCTGCGCAGAAGCTATGGCGGCGTCGGTGATCCAGGCGGGCATTTGATAGATTGGATTGACTCCATCAACACCCGCGACGGCACTGATGGCGGCTAAGTCGTTTTCCGAAAAGTAATTCGCCTGTTCTGCAAGCCGTAAGTAACCGGCCTTGGTATATTCAGGGTAATACAAGCCGTAATCCGTGAAATCACTCAGCGGCTGATCGGTGAAGGTCCACCTTTCCCCTTCTTTTGGCATCTCGAGCGATAATCGCTCTGCATAAGCGATGATCTCTCCGCCATCCATCCGACGGACAAACTGGCCTGCCCCGCCGGCATAGCCTTTTCCTAAGCTAACCGAATAGCTCAGGAAGGAAGCTGCCAGCGCCATGGACAAAATCGCCAACAGGCTGCGGGCCAGATTCCTCCAGGCATTGGTAACACCCAGTTTGAGAAACATACGCTCATCCCTCTCATTTGTTTCAAGCGATTTCCGGTTTCGGCTGCAGTTTTGCGACTTTTTCTTCGCTCTCTACTGCTGACAACATCCCTATTCAAAGAGTCCGTGTGCCGGATCACTCTGTCTGGCAATATCCGCTGCATCCGGCAGAACGAGCAGCATGCCGGAAAAAGGATCAAACTCCAAAAAACCATCACACGGCGCGATCCATTCTTTATAAACGAAGCCGGAGAAACTCTCCTGGATCACGAGAACCTCCCCCTGCTTGACATGTTCTCCCGGTTGCCTTAAGAAGCTGCCGAATAACTTGCCTTCTTCGACTTCCAACTGCAGCAGCCGCACCTTGCGCTCTCTTTCCAAACGCAGTTGCTGGGCGGTTGGTTTGACCAAATGATCCAAGCGTTCCACAATCAGCGGGATTTTTCGCTTATAAATCAATTGATTGACTGAGGCTAGTTTGGCCAGTAAGATTGGATACAATAAGCTGAGCGTTAAGACCAAGGCTGTAACGAAGAGATTCTGGATACTTAAATTCTCCAGAGTCCCCGGCGGCAGGCTCTGATACCAGCTAAAACGCGGGATCACGACCCGCAAGACAAGCAAACTGCCAAACAAGCCCACAGCCGCGGCACAGCCATACTCCGCTGTCAGCAAAAGGACGATCTGCCGATTGCTGAAGCCGATGGATTTTAGGACAGCCAACTCTTTGCGCCGCTCCAGAAAGGTAATTAAGGAAAGCGTCAAGACACCAAAGCCCATAAACAAATAAATCAGTAATAAAATCCAAACTGAAGGCGCCTGCACCTTTGTTGTTAACTGCTGCGTTCGATTTTGAGCGATCCATTCATAAAGAAAAACCGCTCCGGGATAGACCTGCTGCATATTTTCTTCCAACCCGGTGGCATGGGTTAGCAATTCATTGCAAAATAACAATTGCCGATTGGGCACTGAGAGTGAGAAAAGGCGCATAGCATCCTCAAAGAGCATCAACGGCTGGGCTAAATCATCTTCCGTATCAAAGATCCCACAGATATGGAATTCGCTGTCGACTTGGATCCCGGACGGATTGATCACGCGCATCAGAACCGGATCGCCAACGCTAAGCTGATACGCGGCTGCTTCCCGAGCGGGTATCAACAAATCTCCTGTTTGCTTGAGCCAAGCGCCGGTTAATTGCTCTGCAGAAAATTGAAAGATCGCCGTATCCTGCCGCACCCCCAGGATGTCCCAACGGTTGTAGGCGGTATCGGCAAGCCCTCCGGCTGCCGATTCGGCGTACTGGAATGCGGTTGGTACACTGGGGATTTCATAAGTAAATTCTTTCCAACGGTTTTGCTCCCAAGAATAAGACGTTTTGACGATTAACTTGGAATCCAGGGGATTCGGTAATTCTGCCAGATCGAGCGGTTCCATATTTTCTGGCAGTTTAATCAGTAAATCATAGGGCAACTCCAGTCTTTCTGCTTCCGCGCCGGATTTTGCCTGCTGGCTGATCAACATACTGTGATATAAGACGTTCAGAGTGGTAGTCAACAAGACTAAAACCGCGATGACAGCGAGTCTGCCCCACCAGCGCTGCATATTCTTGCCTGCCAATTTCACTAAGGCTGCCGCGCGATTCCGATTGGCTTTATTCATCCCGCAGCACCTCCATGACTGATTTAGAGGCAATCTGCAAGCCGGGAATCAGAGCGAAAATTGCCGCACTTCCACATGTAATCAACAATACAAGCAGGTAATTCAGCAGCAAACTGCCTAAAATCTGGCTAGCATTGGCCAGATTGCTCAATTGATTGAGTACACTGGGAATGCTTATCATCAGATAACCGCTGCTCGCGCCCAGGAAGGTAATGGTCATCGCCTCTGTCACGATCATTTGGGTAATATCGCGGCGCCGAGCACCGATTGATTTCAGTACCGCCATTTCCCGCTTGCGCTCGATGATGAGAATGAGGATATTGGCGCAGAGCAACAAAGCCGCATTAAACATGACCAAGGCAACAATCGGCAGCCGCAAGTCTGCCGCGATGACCCCCTGGCTGTCGTTGGATTTTGTTTCTTTCAGCGCGGCCAGCCGTGCCGGCGGTATTCTGCTGAAGGCCTGTTGTGGCTCCAGTAAAAATTGATTCAGCATCCAATCGTTCAGGGTTGGCACACTGTTGATCTGAATGTTGGGCAGCTGTTCTCTTAAGCTGTAGACAACATCCTCCAAATAAGTTAGATCATCCACCTGCAGTATATACTGTTCCGGTAAATAAGCGAGCGTTCCGGCCGCTTGCTGCCAGATGGCCTGCCAGGTAGCCAAAGGAAGA of the Negativicutes bacterium genome contains:
- a CDS encoding ABC transporter permease, producing the protein MNKLKSMLAVWPLAGKNIVRWRFRLLTIGVLVMLTANLSVLYQSMLISERNTGSSQAVKLQLPYDLLVRLPQGMLPKPLEELPAPLNPYDYGKGKANITNILSVPRPFSQAENVSMHLCYSPFAAWEVWGINKESYFFHWDNTNGVEDNHLQSAQIVLPAALAAQCGYRIGDTIQLAYFTDQVPFRSAEFRLVGIVNDAYDLQKPLILEDDLWRLTGNSQANGQILACSEIQLHTSGLERNMQRVYPGSELIYPSMPSERATTVIADIQAPAGWVLRLIYLFLGLGIMTIALMTFLERRKELAILKSIGLRFSQIVSLYAVEYGLVFLAGISLGYGILRLLLPQFQWSAELSHSQLFALMGQNAAITLLIFLLAVLYPILLSKAASVNQLVFARQIPLVSTKINHLLRPKAELLYRERQENVRLLQADVVDQKLDGAFLRHPGEHVRQGEGVIIQASWFGFRYREWIAPCDGIFTEYDPFTGVLVFRPDDPEAARYAYPTEILATYDRRRLAFQSGQNENTDLSGGKQ
- a CDS encoding ABC transporter ATP-binding protein translates to MKEESQNSPQIILETINLNKAFYLGEAVYAVNNVNLQVMSGEIAMIVGPSGSGKSTLLSLIGGLDRPISGDIRINGQSIVSLSEDRLALMRRKSIGYVFQFFNLIPHLSALENVELPLKIMGGSKKEARERAAFLLNEVGLTPRAHHRPDQLSGGEQQRVAIARSLINRPAVVLADEPTGNLDSRTRDIVISLFQKFREIEKQTFVIITHDTGLTQYAQRVIRLRDGKIEAVELQPDALPAS
- a CDS encoding ABC transporter permease; protein product: MFLKLGVTNAWRNLARSLLAILSMALAASFLSYSVSLGKGYAGGAGQFVRRMDGGEIIAYAERLSLEMPKEGERWTFTDQPLSDFTDYGLYYPEYTKAGYLRLAEQANYFSENDLAAISAVAGVDGVNPIYQMPAWITDAAIASAQEVEKTAVFLQGKSASGAESADHSLEEYIIDGHWFTEAEMDSNCIVVPQSIPGIENPIKVGDWLRLELPAVIRSEDRLLTRWFLRQTIDLQVIGIVAIPTRYVTYLNSATGLPDGAQIYAYSSELYLPQGYWWKLWNQASQSLPYYPEQISIQINSLTYLEDTVYDLSNQMPHFQFISAPKAEERLLRNFSLEPAAAFQVLPASVSTELRNQAMREQQAVISADLRLPILLLILLNAALLVAANILIMVTERKREMAILKAIGSMRKNIVVMVLTEAVMVTILGGSLGFLLVEIQSILNQITNQNPFLSILSSVLQNYGLVIGSTTLIALFFGLFPALKSASMSVMGVLRDE
- a CDS encoding ABC transporter permease, with amino-acid sequence MNKANRNRAAALVKLAGKNMQRWWGRLAVIAVLVLLTTTLNVLYHSMLISQQAKSGAEAERLELPYDLLIKLPENMEPLDLAELPNPLDSKLIVKTSYSWEQNRWKEFTYEIPSVPTAFQYAESAAGGLADTAYNRWDILGVRQDTAIFQFSAEQLTGAWLKQTGDLLIPAREAAAYQLSVGDPVLMRVINPSGIQVDSEFHICGIFDTEDDLAQPLMLFEDAMRLFSLSVPNRQLLFCNELLTHATGLEENMQQVYPGAVFLYEWIAQNRTQQLTTKVQAPSVWILLLIYLFMGFGVLTLSLITFLERRKELAVLKSIGFSNRQIVLLLTAEYGCAAAVGLFGSLLVLRVVIPRFSWYQSLPPGTLENLSIQNLFVTALVLTLSLLYPILLAKLASVNQLIYKRKIPLIVERLDHLVKPTAQQLRLERERKVRLLQLEVEEGKLFGSFLRQPGEHVKQGEVLVIQESFSGFVYKEWIAPCDGFLEFDPFSGMLLVLPDAADIARQSDPAHGLFE